Proteins encoded in a region of the Ornithodoros turicata isolate Travis chromosome 3, ASM3712646v1, whole genome shotgun sequence genome:
- the LOC135387387 gene encoding uncharacterized protein LOC135387387: MVQEQDVQFVSQSTLPREPCLDQPPTVSTKRLQESCSHAGRSKKSRTGNQIDQSIQRSLEACSSKLETLQAEKDDVHHFCQFLATRLRELGKTQRREAFHKLGDALYELEATSADC; this comes from the exons ATGGTGCAGGAACAGGATGTTCAGTTCGTCTCCCAGTCCACACTTCCACGGGAACCATGCCTTGACCA GCCACCCACTGTCTCAACAAAGAGACTGCAGGAGTCCTGTAGTCATGCTGGAAG GAGCAAGAAATCTAGAACTGGCAATCAGATTGACCAGTCAATACAGCGATCCTTAGAAGCATGCTCTTCAAAGTTGGAGACTTTGCAAGCAGAAAAGGATGATGTACATCATTTCTGCCAGTTTCTGGCTACACGTCTACGTGAACTAGGAAAGACACAGAGAAGAGAGGCCTTTCACAAACTGGGAGATGCATTGTATGAACTGGAGGCCACCAGTGCAGACTGCTGA